One Nitrospirota bacterium DNA segment encodes these proteins:
- a CDS encoding enoyl-CoA hydratase: MGRQYLTSTTEDRVATVVFNNPPANALSSPVMSELESLFHELAADAAVKAIVFTGAGSFFISGADVKEVAGITDAAKGRELTARGQRIFDRIEQMDKPVIAAINGLFCLGGGLEFAMACHLRVASERVRLGQPEIDLGIIPGFGGTQRLPRLVGQAKAIELILTGDKVPAPEAKAIGLVNKVVPDAEVVKQAQGLAKKIAGKSAVAVRAALRAIREGNERSLADGQALESELFGTVCESADKREGVSAFLEKRQPQFLDR, from the coding sequence ATGGGACGGCAGTATCTGACCAGCACAACCGAGGACCGGGTGGCCACGGTGGTGTTCAACAATCCGCCGGCCAACGCCCTCAGCAGCCCGGTGATGAGCGAGTTGGAGAGTCTCTTCCATGAGCTCGCGGCCGACGCCGCGGTGAAGGCGATCGTGTTCACCGGCGCGGGCTCGTTCTTCATTTCCGGGGCGGACGTCAAGGAAGTGGCGGGCATCACCGATGCGGCGAAGGGACGTGAACTCACGGCGCGGGGGCAACGGATTTTCGACCGGATCGAACAGATGGACAAGCCGGTCATCGCAGCGATCAACGGCCTGTTCTGTCTCGGCGGAGGGTTGGAGTTCGCGATGGCGTGCCACCTACGCGTGGCGAGCGAGCGGGTCCGGCTCGGGCAGCCGGAAATCGACCTGGGGATCATCCCCGGCTTCGGCGGCACCCAACGGCTTCCTCGCCTGGTCGGACAGGCCAAGGCGATCGAACTGATTCTGACCGGCGACAAGGTGCCCGCTCCGGAGGCCAAGGCCATCGGACTCGTGAACAAGGTCGTGCCGGACGCAGAGGTCGTCAAGCAGGCGCAAGGACTCGCCAAAAAAATCGCGGGCAAAAGCGCAGTGGCGGTGAGGGCCGCTCTTCGCGCGATCAGGGAAGGCAACGAACGGTCCCTGGCCGACGGGCAGGCGTTGGAGTCAGAGCTGTTCGGAACCGTATGCGAGAGCGCGGACAAGCGTGAGGGAGTCTCTGCGTTTCTCGAGAAACGGCAGCCCCAATTCCTCGACCGATGA